TATCCCCGTCCCGGCCTCTATCTTTGTGCCTGGTTCGCCTTTGTCCCGGTGCTGATTGCCGCACGACAGCGCCCGTGGCGAAACGGTTTCATCGTCGGTGTGATCTTCTTTGCCCTTGTTCTTTACTGGGTGAACGTCGTTATGACCACCTTCGGGGGATTGAACTGGTTTTTCTCCCTGATGGCCTATCTGTTATTGAGCGGTTATCTTGCCCTTTATTTTGCTTTTGCCGTCTTTTTTGCGGTTGCCCTGCGTCAAAAAATTCATCTCCCCTATTACCTGTCATTGCCGGCGTTATGGATTGCTCTGGAGTTTGTACGGGCGAAGCTGTTCAGCGGATTCCCCTGGGGGTTGCTCGGATATTCGCAGAGCGACAACCTGATCGTTGCCCAGTTCGCCGACATGTTCGGGGTTTACGGCATCGGTTTTATCATCATGCTGGTCAATGCCGTGATTGCCGAGTGGCTTCTGGCTGAGCGTGTGCGCCGGATTGAACTGAGACCGGTGCTGGCGGGGACCGTGTTGCTCATCCTCTGTATTATCGGTTATGGCTGGTTTCGGCTCGATAATCCACACACTGGCACGACGGATGAGCGTACCCGGGTGACCCTGGTGCAGGGCAATATTGCTCAGTCACTGAAGTGGGACCCCGCCTACCAGCAAGTTACCCTCGATACCTACCGGCACCTTTCGCTCCGCCCGGCGATGGTCAAACCGGAGTTGATTATCTGGCCGGAAAGCGCGACGCCCTTCTATTTTCAGGAGAGCAATCCGTTGTCCCGCCAGGTGCGTGACGTCGCCCGCGACCAGTCGGTTTATTTGCTTTTCGGCAGTCCGGCCTACGAAGCGAACGGAGAGGATTTACGTTATTTTAACAGTGCCTTCATGCTGACCCCGAGCGGTGAAATATCGGGGCGCAGCGACAAGATCCATCTGGTGCCCTTCGGTGAATATGTTCCGCTGAAAAATATACTTACGTTTGTTGATAAACTGGTCGTCGGAATCGGCGAGTTTTCCCCCGGTGAAATGACTCCTCTCGACTTTGACGGAAAAAAGGCCGGCGTGTTGGTCTGTTTTGAGGGAATCTTCCCCGAACTGGCGGCGGAGTATGTGCGGCGCGGGGCCGATCTGCTGGTCAATATCACCAATGACGCCTGGTTCGGCAACACCTCCGCGCCCTGGCAGCATCTGGCGATGACGCGGATGCGCGCGATTGAAAACCGCGTCTGGGTGGCTCGCGCGGCCAATACCGGGGTGAGCGCGTTTATTGCGCCGTCCGGGGAAATTATTGCGCAAAGCGGGTTGTTCATGGAGGCAACGCTGACCGCCGGGATTTCCCCCGGCGCCGGGTCGACACTTTACCGGCAGTTCGGGTTTGCTTTGCCTTACCTTTGTTGCGCGATTTCTCTTCTCTTGTTGCGACGATACTTAAAACGACAGCCATAGCTCATCGTCGGAGTGCATATTTTTATTTTGAATTAAAAGTGTTTTTCTGTTATTTTTCGCCCCTTGTTCAATACCATTCTTGGGAGGTCCGATTTTTTGCGTCAGTTTCTGTTCGCCTCAGTCTTTTGGTGTGTGTTTTGCGTGAGCGCGCATGCAGCAGAAGTTTCTTCGTCGCTGCCCTTGGGCAGCTGGGTTTATTCCGCCCTCGACCGGTTGGCTGCGTCCGGAGTGGTGCAATCAGCATTGTCCGGAAATACGCCGTACACCCGCTCCGAGGCGGCGCGTCTGGTTGTCGAGGCAGAGCAGAACCTGCTCTCCGAGCGGGGTGCTTCACCCCTCAACCGGAAACTTCTCAGGCGC
This Desulfuromonadaceae bacterium DNA region includes the following protein-coding sequences:
- the lnt gene encoding apolipoprotein N-acyltransferase, producing MRRLPIDSALMASLASGILLALAYPRPGLYLCAWFAFVPVLIAARQRPWRNGFIVGVIFFALVLYWVNVVMTTFGGLNWFFSLMAYLLLSGYLALYFAFAVFFAVALRQKIHLPYYLSLPALWIALEFVRAKLFSGFPWGLLGYSQSDNLIVAQFADMFGVYGIGFIIMLVNAVIAEWLLAERVRRIELRPVLAGTVLLILCIIGYGWFRLDNPHTGTTDERTRVTLVQGNIAQSLKWDPAYQQVTLDTYRHLSLRPAMVKPELIIWPESATPFYFQESNPLSRQVRDVARDQSVYLLFGSPAYEANGEDLRYFNSAFMLTPSGEISGRSDKIHLVPFGEYVPLKNILTFVDKLVVGIGEFSPGEMTPLDFDGKKAGVLVCFEGIFPELAAEYVRRGADLLVNITNDAWFGNTSAPWQHLAMTRMRAIENRVWVARAANTGVSAFIAPSGEIIAQSGLFMEATLTAGISPGAGSTLYRQFGFALPYLCCAISLLLLRRYLKRQP